CTTGTTTCGAGCAATGAGATAAAACTTATTGTTTGAAACTTATTAATGAGGATTTGATCCTGGTCCAGGATGAACGCTGGCGGCGTGGATAAGGCATGCAAGTCGAACGGAATATTTTTTGAAGAAGTTGAGATTATATCAATGCAACGGATGAAAATATTTAGTGGCGAACGGGTTAGTAACACCTTAGTACATACCTCAAAGTCGGGGATAGCCATTCGAAAGAGTGAGTAATACCCGATGGTCTCGCAAGAGTAAAGTCGCAAGACGCTTTGAGATTGGCTTAGGTCTGATCAGCTAGTTGGTGAGGTAATGGCTCACCAAGGCTATGACCAGTAGGGGGATTGAGAGATTGTTCCCCAACGAGGAAACTGAGACACGGTTCCTACTCCTACGGGAGGCAGCAGTCGAGAATATTCGACAATGGACGAAAGTCTGATCGAGCGACGCCGCGTGGAGGATGAAGGTCTTCGGATTGTAAACTCCTTTTCTACAGCAAAAAGTTATTGATTACTGTAGGAATAAGACGCTGCAAACTTCGTGCCAGCAGCCGCGGTAATACGAAGGCGTCAAGCGTTATCCGGATTTATTGGGTGTAAAGAGTGCGTAGGGGGTTTTGTGCGTCTGTTGTTAAATGTCACCGCTCAACGGTGTCGCTGCAATGGAAACGGCAGAACTAGAGGGGGCTAGAGGCTAATAGAACACATGGTGTAGGGGTGAAATCCGTTGATATCATGTGGAATACCAAAGGCGAAGGCATTTAGCTGGGGCCTTCCTGACCCTTAAGCACGAAAGCGTGGGGAGCAAAAAGGATTAGATACCCTTGTAGTCCACGCCCTAAACGATGCAGATTAGCTATTTCGAGTATCGACCCTCGGAGTGGCGTAGCTAACGCGTTAAATCTGCCACCTGGGAAGTACGGCCGCAAGGCTAAAACTCAAAGGAATAGACGGGGACTCGCACAAGCGGTGGAACATGAGGTTCAATTCGACGGTAAACGAAAAACCTTACCAGGGTTTGAAATGCACTTGAAGACCAGCAGAAACGTTGGTCGTCTCTCAAGGACAAGTGCACAGGTGCTGCATGGTTGTCGTCAGCTCGTGCTTTGAAGTGTTCCCTTAAGTGGGTTAACGAGCGCAACCCCTATCCTGTGTTTTATATGTCACAGGAGACCGCCGTGTTTAACACGGAGGAAGGCAGGGATGACGTCAAATCCGCATGGCCCTCTGATACCCTGGGCTACACTCGTGTTACAATGGCCGGTACAATGGGCTGCCAAACCGCAAGGTGGAGCAAATCCCATCAAAACCGGCCCCAGTTCAGATTGGAGGCTGCAACTCGCCTCCATGAAGCCGGAATCGCTAGTAATCGTGGGTCAGCTATACCACGGTGAATACGTTCTCGAGTCCTGTACTCACAAGAATCGCGCACAGCAGGTTATGAAGCTAAGTCGTTCAAATCGACTCCTCCGAACGAGATCGGAGCGTAGCTGAAGGATAGTCGCCAATCGCGAGAGAGGCGGCAGAAGGATCCGAAAGCAAAGAGCAGTCCCGTTAAATCCGCCAGTTGGCGGACAGCCGCCGAGCCATGGTTGGGTGGTGAGCATGGCGAAGGCAAGTGCAAGCTGTAATGGGAATGTTCGGAAAAGTCTTATAACTTACCTGTGGAGATCTGATATTGTCCTTGACGCAGCGTCAGGGTATAATGAAATTAACGCAATATCAGAAGTCAGCTGGGTCGTAGTATTCCGACGTATAACGTCGGAGGAAGGACCCACTCAATGAAATGCTTACGAAAGATTACATAGTTGGTTTAGTAGATGGCGAAGGGAGCTTTACGGCTTACATTCGCGATCAAAGCAAGCCAACTAAGGTCAAAAGGAGAGTTAAGGTAGAGCCAAGGTTTTATCTGAAGCTAATCGAGAAAGATAAACCAGTACTAGATGAGTTAAAGAAATTCTTTAATTGTGGGAATGTCTATTTTCAAAAAGACAATCGCGCAAATCATCAGCATTGCTATCGCTTCGAAGTAGCCAACAGGAAAGACCTTACTGAAATAATTATTCCGTTTTTCAAGGAAAATCAATTGAAGTTCCCTTCCAAAAGAAAGGATTTCAAGATTTTCTGCGATTTAATGAGGAGGATTAATAAAGGCGAACACTTAACTTCGGAAGGCTTGAGTAATCTTTATAGGATTAAGCAGCAAATGCATTGAGCTCGCGTAGTGCGGGAAATCCGCTCGCTACGTGGGAACATCAATTCTTTATTTCAAAGAAAATAATCGCCCGTCAAGTCAAGGAAGCCGGTAATACCCAAACCCCGACGTTCGTCGGAGCAAGGTAGGATCGGTAACAGGGGCTAAGTCGTAACAAGGCACGCGTAGCGGAAGCTGTGCGTGGATCAATTAAACTAAAATTCTCAAAACCTTCTTTAATAGAAGTGAGAATAAGTTGTCGATTTTTAAGCAATTAATTACAGGTTTTTATCGAGGAGCCTTTAAGTCTCGATCACTTTGGGATAACTACAAAATTTTGGACGTTCTTGGTTAACAAAACCCCGCCACGTCGGCGGGGTTTTGTTGTCTAGGGCGGCCAAACCCCTTTCTCTTCCTCAACCCGCTTCGTTTGCTCCTGCGGCAAACTCCACTTAACGCTCGCGCTAATCGGGTTTTTGTTAAAGATATATTATACAAAAACCTCCTAGCCGATTAGGCTCGCTCGGGTTTCGGGGAAGAGAAAGAAGTTTGACCTGCGCACGACTTATTTGACGAATTGGAGATATTTTGTTATTATCTTTCCAGCAACTTTTCACAAGGAGGTAGTCGTGGAACAGACGAAAGTCGGGTCGGTTTCGCCGGAACTGCTGGATGGGGAATACCTGAACGACGCCGGGACAGACATGCTGTTGGCCTTGCTGACGAAGCTGCGGCCCGGGAGATGGGGGAGGGCCTTCATTCCCCTGCGAAGCTTGATGGTGACGGTGGCTTGTGAGCTCGTGATTGTGGAAAGACGTCAGGTTCTACTCACTTATCGCGAAGACAAGCACTTCAAGGGCTGGCACACCCCCGGGACCTACATTGAACCCGGCGAGGATTTGCAGACGACTGCTCAGCGCTGCGCGACTCGCGAACTTGGAGAAAAAGTTCGGGTGCGATTCAAGGGCATCATTGGAGCCGTGAACCATCCGAAGAGCGCGCGCTTCCACGATCTTAGCGTGTTGGCTCTGTGTGAGATTGTTGAGGGAAGTCCGACGACGGGCGCGTGGTTTAGCGAATGCCCCAAAGACCTCATTCCGGATCACCTTGAGTATTGGCCGATGATTGAAAAAGTTCTCTAGAAATTCCATCCCCGCACTATGCTATAGCATAGTGCGGGGATTTTTGTTTGTTCCCGTATTTAACAGAGCGAATCGGCATTTCTTTGTAAGGAACCACAAGGGGAGGCTAGCCCAAAATAATGAGTGCAGGGCAGATTTTTGGTTAAAAAATTGAATGGCCGGAAAATCCCGAAGGGAGGAACGGGAGCCGTTCAATTTATCCCAAAAATCAACCGGAGTGAATATATTTTTTCTAGCCGTACCGGGTTCCTGAAAGAAATGCCGATGAGCCTTGTGGATAATCGGGAGTGGCTTTTTAATCGGCGAAATAAGATAATGAGCTATATGATAAAAACATCTAAAAAAGGTTTCACGCTTATCGAATTACTAATCGTTATTGGTATTTTGGCAATTTTAGCAACGGCCGTTATTTTAATATTGAATCCTGTTGAATTATTTAAACAAGCCCGTGATTCCCAGCGTATTTCTGATATGGCTACAATGAAAAGCGCTTTGGCCTTCTACCTTTCCACTGTTTCCGGAGCCAATTTAGGAGCTGCCGGCACTTGTTATGCTTACGCGCCTGCTGGTGGAGTTGCTTTGCCTGCTGATTGCGGCCTGCGCCACACCGCTTCCGCTGAAGTCTATGATGCAGATTTGTCGGT
The sequence above is a segment of the bacterium genome. Coding sequences within it:
- a CDS encoding type II secretion system protein, yielding MVKKLNGRKIPKGGTGAVQFIPKINRSEYIFSSRTGFLKEMPMSLVDNREWLFNRRNKIMSYMIKTSKKGFTLIELLIVIGILAILATAVILILNPVELFKQARDSQRISDMATMKSALAFYLSTVSGANLGAAGTCYAYAPAGGVALPADCGLRHTASAEVYDADLSVDGTGWMPIDLGQIPGGAPLSALPRDPQASAGKFYSYVGNTAGGTFEMNADMESGRYSCGGKDDVESTDGGDKPIAGGACDASSVYEVGNDPGLNL
- a CDS encoding NUDIX hydrolase: MEQTKVGSVSPELLDGEYLNDAGTDMLLALLTKLRPGRWGRAFIPLRSLMVTVACELVIVERRQVLLTYREDKHFKGWHTPGTYIEPGEDLQTTAQRCATRELGEKVRVRFKGIIGAVNHPKSARFHDLSVLALCEIVEGSPTTGAWFSECPKDLIPDHLEYWPMIEKVL
- a CDS encoding LAGLIDADG family homing endonuclease, which gives rise to MLTKDYIVGLVDGEGSFTAYIRDQSKPTKVKRRVKVEPRFYLKLIEKDKPVLDELKKFFNCGNVYFQKDNRANHQHCYRFEVANRKDLTEIIIPFFKENQLKFPSKRKDFKIFCDLMRRINKGEHLTSEGLSNLYRIKQQMH